A region from the Mycobacterium heidelbergense genome encodes:
- a CDS encoding acyl-CoA dehydrogenase family protein codes for MKLEQDPEIDQFRAEVRGFLEKHRPAVRTKGRAGTRAPEAEDIPALRSWTARLFEAGYVGADWPSEWGGVGAKDALRATVVGEEMARARVPTPIGAGLLAAAALIHCGRHDQQQRYLPRIRTGEDIWCQLFSEPSAGSDLAGLSTRARRDGDDFVVDGQKVWTTNGQHAQLGYLLARTNPDVPKHAGITAFILDMTSPGVDVRPLREITGTSDFNEVFFDGVRIPKDNVLGEVDEGWKVATTSLVEERSSVGTAGIVMLRAVRDAVTMARSLRRGSRAALDNDAVRQDIGRLYAAARVNVRLGQYNLSRALSGEADPGDAPLAKVLYSESNLALTEFGLGLQGTDALLTDDDPEAIAGGWWQDAFLYSRALTIAGGTNEVLRNIIAERSLGLPREPRGS; via the coding sequence ATGAAGCTGGAACAGGATCCTGAGATCGATCAGTTCCGCGCGGAGGTCAGAGGTTTCCTCGAGAAACACCGCCCAGCGGTGCGCACGAAGGGCAGAGCTGGGACCCGCGCACCCGAAGCCGAGGACATCCCCGCCCTCCGGTCATGGACCGCCCGGCTTTTCGAAGCCGGATACGTGGGTGCTGACTGGCCCTCCGAATGGGGCGGTGTCGGCGCCAAGGACGCGCTCCGCGCGACCGTCGTGGGTGAGGAGATGGCGCGGGCGCGGGTGCCCACGCCGATCGGCGCCGGCCTGCTGGCGGCCGCGGCCCTCATCCACTGCGGGCGCCACGACCAGCAGCAGCGCTACCTGCCCCGGATCCGGACCGGCGAGGACATCTGGTGCCAGCTGTTCAGCGAGCCCAGCGCGGGCAGCGACCTGGCCGGCCTGTCCACCCGCGCGCGTCGCGACGGCGATGACTTCGTCGTCGACGGCCAAAAGGTCTGGACCACGAACGGCCAACACGCCCAGCTCGGCTACCTGTTGGCTCGAACCAACCCCGATGTTCCCAAGCACGCGGGCATCACCGCGTTCATCCTGGACATGACCAGTCCGGGCGTCGACGTGCGGCCGCTCCGCGAGATCACCGGCACCAGTGACTTCAACGAAGTCTTCTTCGACGGCGTCCGGATACCGAAGGACAACGTGCTCGGCGAAGTCGACGAAGGCTGGAAGGTCGCCACCACCAGCCTCGTCGAGGAGCGCTCCAGTGTGGGCACCGCGGGCATCGTCATGCTGCGCGCGGTGCGCGATGCGGTAACGATGGCGCGGTCACTGCGGCGCGGATCCCGCGCCGCGCTGGACAACGATGCGGTCCGCCAAGACATCGGCCGGCTCTACGCGGCCGCGCGGGTCAACGTTCGGCTGGGCCAATACAACCTGTCGCGCGCGTTGAGTGGCGAGGCCGATCCCGGCGACGCCCCTTTGGCCAAGGTGCTCTACAGCGAAAGCAATCTCGCGCTCACCGAGTTCGGACTCGGACTCCAAGGCACCGACGCGCTGCTCACCGACGACGACCCCGAGGCGATCGCCGGCGGTTGGTGGCAGGACGCGTTCCTGTATTCGCGAGCTCTGACGATCGCCGGTGGCACCAACGAGGTGTTGCGCAACATCATTGCCGAGCGCTCGCTCGGATTGCCCAGGGAACCGCGCGGTTCCTGA
- a CDS encoding thiolase C-terminal domain-containing protein, translating into MTVRGHAEPVARPLPHASISTESFWTSGADGRLRVAQCQSCSRFHHPPSPICPQCRSIEVAMTPVSGRATVAGFTVNHQQWLPGFPPPYVVAVVAIAEDPSARLTTNIVGCEPDDVAIGLRVKVVFEPHDDIWIPLFEPDSEASGPGPVPGPGDLTSHVRPMSSPHKFEDKVALTGVGSSTIGRRLMVDPLSLTMTACLRAVADAGLSLADIDGLATYPGGLAGGMSEGGVTAVEEALRIRPTWICGGAEVPGPSGSVVSAMLAVAAGLCRHVLCFRTVWESTHTTLARRAKSAAGAGRASGMFEWRAPFGAMSAANWIGVNASHYFWRYGGDRASTLAPIALTARANASRNPAAIYRDPLTLDDYLSARMISSPFGLYDCDVPCDGAIAVIVSSIDTAADRPKPAVLVEAVGTQVLDRISWDQDTLTHEPQVFGPAAHLWTRTSLRPDDVDVAELYDGFTFNAVSWLEALGFCGLGEAADFLDGGRTIALDGKLPLNTHGGQLSAGRTHGFGFVAEAIAQLRGEAAERQVADARVAVVTTGGGTPGGALLLRRAH; encoded by the coding sequence ATGACAGTGCGCGGGCACGCCGAGCCGGTTGCGCGTCCCTTGCCCCACGCGAGCATCAGCACCGAGTCGTTCTGGACCAGCGGAGCCGACGGCCGGCTCAGGGTCGCCCAATGCCAATCGTGCAGCCGATTCCACCACCCACCGAGCCCGATCTGTCCGCAGTGCCGCAGCATCGAGGTGGCGATGACGCCCGTATCCGGACGCGCCACGGTCGCCGGTTTCACCGTGAACCACCAGCAGTGGCTGCCGGGCTTCCCGCCGCCCTACGTCGTCGCCGTGGTCGCCATCGCCGAAGACCCCTCGGCCCGGCTCACCACGAACATCGTTGGCTGCGAACCCGACGACGTCGCCATCGGCCTGCGGGTCAAGGTGGTGTTCGAGCCGCACGACGACATCTGGATCCCACTGTTCGAACCGGATTCCGAGGCATCCGGGCCCGGACCGGTCCCAGGCCCGGGTGACCTAACTTCCCACGTGCGGCCCATGTCGTCGCCCCACAAATTCGAAGACAAGGTGGCGCTCACCGGGGTCGGCAGCTCGACGATCGGGCGTCGCCTGATGGTAGATCCGCTGTCACTGACAATGACGGCGTGCCTGCGCGCCGTCGCGGACGCGGGGCTGAGCCTGGCCGACATCGACGGCCTGGCCACCTATCCGGGAGGACTCGCCGGCGGGATGTCGGAGGGCGGGGTCACCGCCGTCGAGGAGGCGCTGCGCATTCGACCCACCTGGATCTGCGGCGGGGCTGAAGTGCCCGGGCCCAGCGGCAGTGTCGTGTCCGCCATGCTCGCCGTCGCGGCCGGGCTGTGCCGGCATGTGTTGTGTTTTCGGACCGTGTGGGAATCGACGCACACGACCCTCGCCAGGCGCGCGAAGTCCGCGGCCGGGGCGGGCCGGGCGTCGGGCATGTTCGAATGGCGGGCACCGTTCGGCGCCATGTCGGCCGCCAACTGGATCGGGGTCAACGCCTCACACTACTTTTGGCGCTACGGCGGCGACCGCGCCTCGACGTTGGCACCCATCGCCCTGACCGCGCGCGCGAACGCGTCGCGAAATCCGGCCGCGATCTACCGCGACCCTCTCACCCTGGACGATTATTTGTCGGCGCGGATGATCAGCTCGCCGTTCGGCCTCTACGACTGCGACGTGCCGTGCGACGGGGCGATCGCCGTGATCGTGTCGTCGATCGACACGGCAGCGGACCGACCGAAACCCGCGGTGCTGGTCGAAGCGGTCGGCACCCAGGTGCTCGACCGAATCTCTTGGGACCAGGACACTCTCACGCACGAGCCGCAGGTCTTTGGACCCGCCGCGCATCTGTGGACCAGAACCAGCCTGCGGCCCGACGATGTCGACGTCGCCGAGCTTTACGACGGATTCACCTTCAACGCCGTGTCGTGGCTGGAGGCGCTCGGCTTCTGCGGTCTCGGAGAGGCCGCGGATTTCCTCGACGGCGGAAGGACGATCGCGCTGGACGGGAAGTTACCGCTGAATACCCATGGCGGTCAGCTGTCGGCGGGACGGACCCACGGCTTCGGCTTCGTGGCCGAGGCCATCGCGCAATTGCGCGGCGAGGCGGCCGAGCGCCAGGTCGCCGACGCCCGGGTTGCGGTCGTCACCACCGGCGGCGGCACCCCCGGGGGCGCATTGCTGCTGCGACGGGCGCACTGA
- a CDS encoding SDR family NAD(P)-dependent oxidoreductase produces the protein MRVKDSAAVVVGGASGMGRATAERLAERGAKVAVLDLPRSDGAAVVRELGAGASFHPCDATDCDGAEAALAEAVENLGALHIAVNTAGGGVSARTLSKSGPHPLDAFRSVIELNLIATFNLNRLQAWHMSRNEPVDDERGVIVNTSSIAAFEGQIGQVAYSAAKAAIAGMSLTMARDLGSLGIRVTAVAPSLFATGITSRIPEKMAGELTRDAAFPRRMGKPDEYASLALSIVENQMLNGSTIRLDAGQRFAPK, from the coding sequence GTGAGGGTCAAGGACAGCGCCGCCGTGGTCGTTGGAGGCGCCTCGGGCATGGGACGGGCGACCGCCGAGCGGCTGGCCGAGCGTGGCGCAAAGGTCGCCGTGCTGGACCTACCGAGGTCGGACGGAGCCGCCGTGGTCAGGGAACTGGGCGCCGGTGCGTCGTTTCACCCATGCGACGCGACCGATTGCGACGGCGCGGAGGCCGCGTTAGCGGAGGCCGTCGAAAACCTGGGTGCCCTGCACATCGCCGTCAACACGGCCGGGGGCGGGGTATCGGCGCGAACGCTGTCCAAGAGCGGACCACACCCTTTGGACGCCTTTCGGTCGGTGATCGAGCTCAACCTGATCGCCACCTTCAACCTGAACCGGTTACAGGCTTGGCACATGAGCCGAAATGAGCCCGTCGACGACGAACGCGGCGTCATCGTCAACACGTCCTCGATTGCCGCGTTCGAAGGGCAGATCGGCCAGGTCGCCTACAGCGCCGCCAAGGCCGCGATCGCCGGCATGAGTTTGACGATGGCACGTGATCTCGGCAGCCTCGGCATCCGGGTCACCGCCGTCGCGCCTAGCCTGTTCGCGACCGGGATCACATCGCGGATTCCGGAGAAAATGGCTGGTGAGCTGACCCGCGACGCGGCCTTCCCGCGTCGGATGGGAAAGCCCGACGAGTACGCCTCCTTGGCGCTGTCCATTGTCGAGAACCAGATGCTCAACGGGTCGACCATCCGACTCGACGCCGGCCAACGGTTCGCGCCGAAGTAG
- a CDS encoding SDR family NAD(P)-dependent oxidoreductase, translated as MDLGFADATAVIAGGTRGIGLATALCLAEQGARVGVIGRNEARLTETAAKLAAAGSPEVLPLNADLGSASDVEAIFATVGVRWGALNVLVNAAGPTGAGCFEDLGDAQWTAAFDDGVLCAVRCVRAALPLLRAAEWARVVNVTAMSVQHQSAGLVSYTAAKSALLSVTKNLARSLASDAILVNAVAPGPILTDWARPVLASAGIATDDPVGAFALLGRGHGMSVDLGRLGLPHEVAAVIAFCASPDNTYMTGAHINVDGGSDFL; from the coding sequence GTGGACCTTGGATTCGCCGACGCGACCGCGGTGATTGCCGGGGGCACCCGCGGCATCGGACTTGCGACCGCATTGTGCCTGGCCGAACAGGGCGCCCGGGTCGGCGTCATCGGCAGGAACGAAGCCCGGCTGACGGAGACCGCAGCGAAATTGGCAGCCGCCGGCAGTCCGGAGGTGCTGCCGTTGAACGCGGATCTGGGCTCGGCGTCGGACGTCGAGGCCATCTTCGCGACGGTTGGTGTGCGGTGGGGCGCACTCAACGTGCTGGTCAATGCCGCCGGTCCAACGGGGGCCGGTTGCTTCGAGGACCTTGGCGACGCGCAGTGGACAGCGGCGTTCGACGATGGGGTGTTGTGCGCAGTGCGCTGCGTGCGTGCGGCGTTGCCGCTGCTGCGAGCCGCGGAGTGGGCCCGGGTGGTGAACGTGACGGCGATGTCGGTGCAGCACCAGTCGGCGGGGTTGGTGAGCTACACCGCGGCAAAGAGCGCGCTACTGAGCGTGACGAAGAACCTCGCCCGCAGTCTGGCGAGCGACGCCATCTTGGTCAACGCCGTCGCCCCGGGGCCGATCCTCACCGATTGGGCGCGACCGGTGCTCGCCTCCGCCGGGATTGCGACGGATGACCCAGTGGGTGCCTTCGCATTGCTGGGGCGCGGCCACGGCATGTCGGTGGACCTGGGTCGGCTCGGGCTGCCTCACGAGGTTGCCGCGGTCATCGCGTTCTGCGCCTCACCCGACAACACGTACATGACCGGAGCCCACATCAACGTCGACGGTGGCAGCGACTTCCTCTGA
- a CDS encoding acyl-CoA dehydrogenase family protein encodes MDFSEPENWARIRREAEHFTAEHVTREVIEHERRTGDGVDRALTRKLGERGWIASGWPVVEGGAGLDPFEAAALWNALRKGGVPTAGPGTTMLPANAIRATGSAELKARILPGVAAGEILICLGYTEPAGGSDVFACATRSQRDGEEWIVNGQKIFTTFAHLADYCFLLTRSQSGSAGPRGLTMLLVPLDTPGIEIQAVRTMGHERTNIVFYNDVRVADANRVGEAHQGFAVMRAALEAEQNVAPGSRTGWVADDALEFARTHCGPDGTELITDVLVRERLARMAMEAEVADLLDLRVAFLDAEGDKPGPVSALFGPESYVRASAAAIDIAGAAGMIDWTDPQSAVDGSLDAHYRSAVATTIYGGSSEVLRSLIVENRLGLPRSRPRR; translated from the coding sequence ATGGACTTCAGCGAACCCGAGAACTGGGCCCGGATCCGCCGCGAGGCAGAGCACTTCACCGCCGAACACGTCACTCGCGAGGTGATCGAGCATGAGCGCCGGACCGGCGACGGCGTTGATCGAGCGCTGACCCGGAAGCTGGGGGAGCGCGGCTGGATCGCGTCGGGGTGGCCGGTCGTCGAGGGTGGCGCCGGACTGGATCCGTTCGAGGCGGCCGCGCTGTGGAACGCATTGCGCAAGGGAGGCGTGCCGACCGCGGGCCCGGGAACGACCATGCTGCCGGCGAACGCCATCCGCGCCACCGGCTCCGCTGAACTCAAGGCCAGAATCCTGCCAGGCGTCGCCGCCGGTGAAATCCTGATCTGTCTGGGCTACACCGAGCCGGCAGGGGGCTCGGATGTGTTCGCCTGCGCGACCCGGTCTCAGCGCGACGGCGAGGAGTGGATCGTCAACGGGCAGAAGATCTTCACGACGTTCGCGCATCTCGCGGACTACTGCTTCCTGCTCACCCGCTCGCAGTCCGGGTCGGCGGGGCCGCGGGGCCTGACGATGCTGCTGGTACCGCTGGACACGCCCGGCATCGAGATCCAGGCGGTGCGCACCATGGGTCACGAGCGCACCAATATCGTGTTCTACAACGACGTGCGGGTGGCCGATGCGAACCGAGTCGGCGAGGCACACCAAGGCTTCGCCGTGATGCGGGCGGCGCTCGAGGCCGAACAGAATGTTGCCCCCGGTTCACGCACCGGGTGGGTCGCTGACGATGCGCTAGAGTTCGCGCGCACGCACTGCGGACCCGACGGCACCGAGCTGATCACCGATGTCCTGGTCCGCGAACGCCTGGCCCGGATGGCAATGGAAGCCGAGGTGGCCGACCTGCTGGATTTGCGAGTGGCCTTCCTTGACGCGGAAGGGGACAAGCCGGGCCCGGTGTCGGCGCTCTTCGGGCCGGAAAGTTACGTGCGCGCGTCAGCCGCGGCGATCGACATCGCGGGGGCCGCGGGCATGATCGACTGGACCGATCCGCAGAGCGCGGTGGATGGCAGCCTGGACGCGCACTATCGGAGTGCCGTCGCGACAACAATCTACGGTGGATCCAGCGAGGTGCTGCGCAGCCTCATCGTGGAGAACCGGCTGGGGTTGCCGCGCAGCCGTCCACGGCGGTGA
- a CDS encoding acyl-CoA dehydrogenase family protein — protein sequence MDLSLTREQRAVRDAFAALFGKQATPERVRRAEQGPSIGFDELLWQHYADIGALGIGVPSDCGGGDGGLLEVALVAEEAGRRLAPIPVAETAAAARLLGRLREKELLVPVLSGSVIVSLATRPGPAAQQLLVDGAIADAVLALDGDSLVYVNRPAGLPKTAHRNLGGLSLARWHAPGPTTVLAEGSEARAIFDTAVDEVRVLRAAALVGLASEAVGIGSRYAIVREAFGQPIGMYQAVAHPFADAITALDGSQLLVRKACWAMDSAQDDAGALAAMAFVFASEAAYHAATHSLHVQGGYGFMEEYDIQLYYRRAKAWAAAFADPRRELLTVADRRFGPVTTGGR from the coding sequence GTGGATCTATCGCTGACCAGGGAGCAACGCGCGGTCCGCGACGCGTTCGCCGCCTTGTTCGGGAAACAGGCCACGCCAGAACGGGTGCGCCGAGCGGAGCAGGGCCCGTCCATAGGCTTCGACGAGCTGCTCTGGCAGCACTATGCCGACATCGGTGCGCTGGGTATTGGCGTGCCCTCGGACTGCGGGGGTGGGGACGGCGGTCTCCTCGAAGTCGCGCTGGTGGCTGAGGAAGCCGGCCGACGTCTCGCCCCGATCCCGGTCGCCGAGACCGCGGCCGCAGCCCGACTGCTGGGTCGCCTTCGCGAAAAAGAACTGCTGGTGCCAGTTCTGAGCGGATCGGTCATCGTGTCACTGGCCACGCGGCCCGGCCCGGCGGCACAGCAGTTGCTGGTCGACGGCGCAATCGCTGACGCGGTGCTGGCCCTCGACGGAGACTCCCTCGTATACGTGAACCGCCCGGCTGGCCTGCCCAAGACGGCGCACCGCAACCTCGGCGGGCTTTCGCTGGCCCGGTGGCACGCGCCGGGCCCGACCACCGTGCTCGCCGAAGGCAGTGAAGCGCGCGCGATCTTCGACACCGCGGTCGACGAGGTACGGGTGCTGCGCGCGGCCGCGCTCGTCGGGTTGGCCTCCGAGGCGGTAGGGATCGGTTCCCGGTACGCGATCGTTCGCGAGGCCTTCGGCCAGCCGATCGGAATGTACCAAGCGGTCGCGCATCCGTTCGCCGACGCGATCACCGCCCTGGATGGTTCCCAGCTGCTGGTCCGCAAGGCCTGTTGGGCAATGGATTCCGCGCAGGACGATGCCGGCGCGCTGGCGGCGATGGCGTTCGTGTTCGCCTCCGAAGCGGCCTATCACGCGGCGACGCACAGCCTGCATGTCCAGGGCGGATACGGGTTCATGGAGGAATACGACATCCAGTTGTATTACCGCAGAGCCAAAGCGTGGGCGGCGGCGTTCGCCGACCCGCGACGCGAGCTGCTCACTGTCGCCGACCGACGGTTCGGGCCCGTGACGACCGGAGGTCGGTGA
- a CDS encoding amidohydrolase family protein, protein MYETRDALTKFLPPEYHGAIRYVEVDGRTKIATLGQISEYIPNPTFDKVAAPGAQEDYFHNGNPEGKSHREILGKAIEATPAMREPAPRLALLDEQGIDKSMMYPTLASLVEERFREHPEATHTIIHALNQWLHETWQFDYKGRIFTTPIITLPIVDNAIEELNWVVERGARAILIRPAPVPGLHGPRSFALPEFDPFWKRVVETGVLVIMHASDSGYSRYANDWEGSGEFRPFQPSPFRSYYSLARNPAEDAVAALACHGLLTRFPELRIGMVENGTTWLPRLLENLKDTRKKMPQLYSEDPVEAIQRCIYFNPFWEENVAELAKLVPIDHLFFGSDYPHPEGLADPLSYPERHPELSDDEIAMVMGGTLSSMMRIDA, encoded by the coding sequence ATGTACGAGACACGCGATGCCCTCACCAAGTTCTTGCCGCCCGAGTACCACGGCGCCATCCGCTACGTGGAAGTCGATGGACGCACCAAGATCGCCACTTTGGGACAGATCAGCGAGTACATTCCCAACCCGACGTTCGACAAGGTCGCCGCTCCGGGGGCCCAGGAGGACTACTTCCACAACGGCAACCCCGAAGGCAAATCCCATCGCGAAATCCTTGGTAAAGCGATCGAGGCAACTCCCGCGATGCGTGAACCGGCGCCCCGCCTGGCGCTCCTCGACGAGCAAGGCATCGACAAGTCGATGATGTACCCGACGCTGGCAAGCCTGGTGGAAGAGCGCTTCCGCGAGCACCCCGAGGCGACTCACACGATCATCCACGCGCTGAACCAGTGGTTACACGAGACGTGGCAATTCGACTACAAGGGCCGCATCTTCACGACCCCGATCATCACCTTGCCCATAGTGGACAACGCCATCGAGGAGCTGAACTGGGTGGTCGAGCGCGGCGCCCGAGCAATTCTCATCCGCCCGGCTCCGGTGCCCGGGCTGCACGGCCCGCGGTCATTCGCGCTGCCCGAATTCGACCCGTTCTGGAAGCGGGTCGTCGAGACCGGGGTGCTGGTCATCATGCACGCCTCCGACAGCGGGTACTCGCGCTACGCCAACGACTGGGAGGGTTCCGGCGAGTTCCGGCCGTTCCAGCCGTCGCCGTTCCGCTCCTATTACAGCCTGGCGCGCAACCCGGCAGAGGATGCGGTTGCGGCGCTGGCCTGCCACGGACTCCTGACGCGGTTTCCCGAGCTGCGGATCGGCATGGTGGAGAACGGAACGACCTGGCTGCCGCGGCTGCTGGAGAACCTCAAGGACACCCGCAAGAAGATGCCGCAGCTCTACAGCGAGGATCCGGTGGAGGCCATCCAACGGTGCATCTACTTCAATCCCTTCTGGGAGGAGAACGTGGCCGAGCTCGCGAAGCTGGTGCCCATCGATCACCTGTTCTTCGGCTCGGACTACCCGCATCCCGAGGGTCTGGCCGATCCGCTCAGCTACCCCGAGCGGCACCCAGAGCTGAGCGACGACGAGATCGCGATGGTGATGGGCGGCACGCTGTCGAGCATGATGCGGATCGACGCCTGA
- a CDS encoding cytochrome P450, which yields MSTDHGAVSATKPREDGSPMEFNPYSDSFFDDPYETYRWMRDEAPVYYSERWDFYALSRYEDVVAAHRDWETFSSSYGVTLDALSMRRKFDELNMLILLDPPEHERLRKLVRQVFTKAAIANLEPLVTDVVTSYVQALAGKEDFDVVADFAALFPVEIISSMLGVPPGERQQIRLWTDAFLHREKNNPFATESGVAASMAMGEYFLDLAREKRRRPDDLIISRLVTASYEDETGVTHRLTDEDIATFAVLIAAAGSETVTKLVGNGVMAFHHNPDQWELVLADPGLIPGAIEEMLRLNPPSQYQGRFATRDVVLDSGTIPAGNPTLLVTGAATRDPRAYDRPDAFDIRRGGATTLAFGYGAHSCLGSWLARLETRVALHAIREHWPRFAVNPDGLQRVTMSNVAGYSHIPVHVG from the coding sequence ATGTCGACTGATCATGGGGCGGTATCGGCCACCAAACCGCGCGAGGACGGCTCCCCGATGGAGTTCAATCCGTACTCCGACAGCTTCTTCGACGACCCGTACGAGACCTACCGCTGGATGCGCGACGAGGCGCCCGTGTATTACAGCGAGCGGTGGGATTTCTATGCCCTGAGCAGGTATGAGGACGTCGTGGCCGCCCATCGGGATTGGGAGACGTTCAGCAGCTCCTATGGGGTCACCCTGGATGCGTTGTCAATGCGCCGGAAGTTCGACGAACTCAATATGTTGATCCTCCTGGATCCTCCCGAACACGAGCGGCTGCGCAAGCTGGTGCGCCAGGTGTTCACCAAGGCGGCGATCGCCAACCTCGAGCCACTGGTGACCGACGTCGTGACCTCTTACGTCCAGGCCTTGGCGGGCAAAGAGGACTTCGACGTGGTGGCCGACTTCGCGGCGCTGTTCCCGGTGGAAATCATCTCCTCGATGCTCGGTGTCCCTCCGGGCGAGCGCCAGCAGATCCGGCTGTGGACCGATGCGTTCCTGCACCGCGAGAAGAACAATCCCTTCGCCACCGAGAGCGGAGTGGCTGCCTCGATGGCGATGGGCGAGTACTTCCTGGACCTGGCCCGCGAGAAGCGCCGCCGGCCCGACGACCTGATCATCAGCCGCCTGGTGACCGCGAGCTACGAGGACGAGACCGGTGTGACGCACCGGCTCACCGACGAGGACATCGCCACGTTCGCGGTGCTGATCGCGGCGGCGGGCAGTGAAACGGTGACCAAGCTGGTGGGCAACGGCGTCATGGCCTTCCACCACAATCCCGATCAATGGGAGCTGGTGCTCGCCGATCCCGGACTGATCCCCGGCGCGATCGAGGAGATGCTGCGGCTCAACCCGCCCTCGCAATATCAGGGCCGGTTCGCCACCCGCGACGTGGTACTCGACAGCGGCACCATCCCGGCGGGAAACCCGACGCTGCTGGTCACCGGCGCGGCGACCCGCGACCCGCGCGCCTACGACCGGCCCGACGCTTTCGACATCAGGCGGGGCGGCGCCACCACCCTGGCCTTCGGGTACGGCGCCCACAGCTGCCTGGGTTCCTGGCTGGCGCGACTCGAGACCCGGGTCGCCCTGCACGCGATCCGCGAGCACTGGCCGCGTTTCGCCGTCAACCCCGACGGTTTGCAGCGGGTGACGATGTCCAACGTGGCCGGCTATTCGCACATTCCGGTGCACGTCGGCTGA
- a CDS encoding class I adenylate-forming enzyme family protein, whose amino-acid sequence MAAAPTASDKSAPADLPGSVPELLSRRRAQPDGEFLVTDDERLSFAEADAQSRTLADALLASGVGKGTRVGILFPNCAQWLIAWLAAARIGALTVPLSTFAPGAELARLLRHTDTQVLLMGRSIAGRDLVARVADALPGLADGDPAIALQAVPYLRRVHVWPDCDREWTTPWPTSFGPVAPLTGSAEQEVRPADELVLVTTSGTTALPKSVAHTHGSLVRHAAILARHRGVTATDRIYSPMPFFWVGGLTMVVLQALSTGAAILAQDVFDAGATLALLERERATFISCWAQASQAMADHPDFAKRDLSSVRGGTMLEALPPERRPSEPELTPNLLGMTETGGPHTMVEVPDTPLPPERRGSFGIPLPGVVQHRIVDAAGLEVAPGQEGEIQVRGPIVMSGIYKQERHEVFTTDGWYDTGDRGWFDDAGHLHFTGRASALIKTAGSNVSPAEVESVLDAMPGVLHSFVVALPHPVRGEIVAAAVVPAHGAQLSTEAVAAHARANLSGFKVPTIVTVLAENELPMLPTGKLDRQELVRVLAADRLRRD is encoded by the coding sequence ATGGCCGCGGCGCCGACCGCGTCGGACAAATCGGCACCCGCCGACCTGCCGGGCAGTGTCCCCGAACTGCTGTCGCGGCGGCGCGCGCAGCCCGACGGCGAGTTCCTGGTCACCGACGACGAGCGGCTGAGTTTCGCCGAGGCCGACGCGCAGTCCAGGACACTCGCCGATGCGCTGTTGGCCTCGGGCGTGGGCAAGGGAACCCGTGTCGGCATCCTGTTCCCCAACTGCGCCCAGTGGCTCATCGCGTGGTTGGCCGCGGCACGCATCGGCGCGCTCACGGTCCCATTGTCGACCTTCGCACCGGGCGCCGAACTCGCCCGGCTGCTGCGCCACACCGACACCCAGGTGCTCCTGATGGGCCGCTCGATCGCCGGCCGCGACCTCGTCGCCCGAGTCGCCGACGCCCTGCCCGGCCTGGCCGACGGCGACCCCGCGATCGCCCTCCAGGCCGTCCCCTACCTGCGGCGGGTGCACGTGTGGCCCGACTGCGACCGGGAGTGGACGACGCCCTGGCCCACCAGCTTTGGTCCCGTCGCGCCGCTGACCGGCTCGGCTGAGCAAGAGGTCCGCCCCGCCGACGAGCTCGTGCTGGTCACGACGTCCGGGACCACGGCACTCCCGAAATCCGTCGCGCACACCCACGGCAGCCTGGTGCGCCATGCAGCCATCCTGGCCCGCCACCGCGGCGTCACCGCCACCGACCGCATCTACTCCCCGATGCCGTTCTTTTGGGTGGGCGGACTGACCATGGTGGTGTTGCAGGCGCTCTCCACCGGAGCAGCGATCCTGGCCCAAGATGTCTTCGACGCCGGTGCCACGCTGGCGCTGTTGGAACGCGAGCGGGCCACGTTCATCTCGTGCTGGGCGCAGGCCAGTCAAGCCATGGCCGACCATCCCGACTTCGCCAAGCGCGACCTGTCCAGCGTCAGGGGCGGCACCATGCTGGAGGCGCTGCCGCCCGAACGTCGGCCCAGCGAACCCGAGTTGACCCCCAACCTGCTCGGCATGACCGAGACCGGCGGCCCGCACACCATGGTCGAGGTGCCCGACACCCCGCTACCGCCAGAACGCCGCGGCTCGTTCGGGATCCCACTGCCCGGGGTCGTGCAGCACCGGATCGTGGACGCCGCAGGCCTCGAGGTTGCGCCGGGGCAAGAGGGCGAGATCCAAGTGCGCGGCCCGATCGTGATGAGCGGCATCTACAAGCAGGAACGCCACGAGGTGTTCACCACCGACGGTTGGTATGACACCGGGGACCGTGGCTGGTTCGACGACGCCGGGCATCTGCACTTCACGGGCCGCGCCAGCGCCCTGATCAAAACCGCTGGGTCGAATGTCTCACCGGCCGAGGTCGAATCGGTACTGGACGCCATGCCCGGCGTGCTGCACAGCTTCGTCGTCGCCCTGCCCCATCCGGTGCGCGGCGAGATCGTCGCCGCCGCCGTCGTACCCGCACACGGGGCCCAGCTGTCCACCGAGGCCGTCGCCGCCCACGCCCGCGCCAATCTCTCCGGGTTCAAGGTGCCGACCATCGTCACGGTTCTCGCCGAGAACGAACTGCCGATGCTGCCCACCGGCAAGCTCGACCGCCAGGAGCTGGTCCGGGTGTTGGCGGCGGACCGGCTTCGGCGCGACTAG